The genomic stretch GCGATCGAGAACGGACGCTTGCCGCCCGCGCCTGAGCCGCCCTGCGCGCGGCATTCGACGGTCAGCCGGCGATATGACGGACTGTCAGGAAAATTCTGCGCCACCTGGGCAGCATCGCCGCCGAGACCATGCTGGAAGACGACGGGAAGCCTGCCCTGCCCCGTGTCGAAGACATGAAGGGCGGCATCGTCGCGCAGCAGGATCGCTGGCGCGGCGCTCATCAGAGCAGTCCCTGCAGGAAAGCGGCGACATCGGGCGCCTCTTCGGCCGACAGCCCATGGGTGACGAGCGCACCGTCGAAGCCCACGGCTTTCAGCCGCGCGACGAAATCCGGGAAATCGACGATGCCTTGTCCCGCGGCGGCGAAGCGGCCGTTGCCATACCGGTCCTTGGCGTGTGCCATGGCGATGTGGCCTGCGGCCTCGTCGATCGCGGCGGCGACGATGGCGCGCGCTTCGTGCGACGTTGCGTGTTCGAACAGGTTCGCCGGATCGAGCACGATCTTCAGTCGCTTCGAGCGCATGTCGGCGATCAGGCGTGTCGCATCCCTGGCCGAGGTGACGATGTTGGCTTGCTCGGGCTCGATGCAGAGATCGATGCCGGCATCCTCGGCCAGCGCCAGCGCCTTGCCCATTTCGGCGGCCATGTCACACCAGGC from Mesorhizobium sp. 113-3-3 encodes the following:
- a CDS encoding sugar phosphate isomerase/epimerase family protein; translated protein: MRLGIFAKTFAGADPAAVLAAVRQTGYETTQFNLACAGLPSMPDAVPADAIASIRAAAQSSGVSLAALSGTYNMAHPDKTARDDGLRRLGVVIETAASLGIPLVTLCTGSRNIADQWAYHPENATPSAWCDMAAEMGKALALAEDAGIDLCIEPEQANIVTSARDATRLIADMRSKRLKIVLDPANLFEHATSHEARAIVAAAIDEAAGHIAMAHAKDRYGNGRFAAAGQGIVDFPDFVARLKAVGFDGALVTHGLSAEEAPDVAAFLQGLL